Part of the Rhizobium viscosum genome is shown below.
CCGGCCCCCTATCGACGGGCATGCGGCCCATGTCCCGTCGATCCTTTCGAAAAGGGAACCAGAGAGGAACCACTGCTCTATGACGTCCTATCTGATCTTTGTGCTGAAGCGGTTCGGTCAGTTTCTGCTCGTCGTATTTCTTGGCGTGACCATAACATTCTTCGTCACCCACCTGACCCCGATCGATCCGGTCGAAGAAAGCATAGGTGCCATCACGCAGATGGGGCAATCCGATCCAAATGCGATTGAACTGATGCGTCAGTCGCTGCGAGAGCTCTACGGAATGGAGGGTTCGATCTGGCAGCAATATCTGCATTTTTGGCTGCGGCTTGCGACCGGTGATCTCGGCCCGTCGCTCTCGGCTTTTCCCACACCTGTTTCCACCATCATTCTGCGGTCTCTGCCCTGGACCATAGGGCTGATGACGGTTTCCACGCTTATCACCTTCGTGCTCGGAAATGCGATCGGCGCGCTCGCCGGCTACTACAGGAAGGATATGGTGCTGAAGGCCGTCAGCCTCGTCTTCATCGCCCTGCTTCCCATTCCCTATTACATTCTTGCCTTCGTGCTTCTCATTGTGTTCGGCTATCTCTGGCCGGTACTGCCGATCAATGGCGGTTACGAGATGAACGCCAATCTGGACCTCTCCTTCGCGCTCGTCCTCGATATCCTGAAGCACTCGATCCTGCCGGCGGTGTCGCTGATCATGGTCGGAGCCGGCAGTTGGCTGATCGGGATGCGCGCACTCGTCTCCAACATCATCACGGAGGATTACGTAGTCTTTGCCGAGCTCGGCGGCGTGCCGAAGCGTCGCATTCTGCGCTCCTATATCGCCCGCAACGCCATGGTCCCGCAGTTTACCGGGCTGGCAATGTCGCTCGGCGCGATCTTCAACGGCACCGTCATTACCGAAATCGTCTTTGGCTATCCCGGCATTGGAAACCTGCTGATAGAGGCTGTCCATGCTGGCGATTACAGTCTCGTGCTCGGCCTCAGCGCCCTATCGATCGTCGGCGTCGCAGCCGCCGTCTTCATCATCGACATCCTGAGCCCGCTCATCGATCCGCGCATCAAGGTGGAGTAGGCCATGTTCACCATCCTTCGCGACCTGACGCGCCACAACATGGAATTCCTGGGCGGCCTTGTGCTGTTCGCCATCATTGTGGGCCTGATCATCCTGTCCTATTTCTCGCCCTACGGCCCGACGGACATCTATCTCCTGCCGCCTGACATGCCGCCGGACGGAGACTATTGGCTGGGGACGACATCTCGCGGCCAGGACGTTTTCTGGCAGTTGACGACGGCGCTACGCAATACGCTCTACTTCGGCATCGGCGTTGCCTTCCTCTCCCGCATAATATCGCTGGTCGTCGGCCTGGTCGCCGGTTATGCCGGGGGGGCGGTCGACCGGGTGCTGATGGCGATCAACGACAGCGTCATGGTCATCCCGCAATTCCCCCTGCTGATCCTGTTCTATTTCGTGCTGAAGGACAGCATGACCTGGACAGCGCTCATCGTCATCATGGCCGCGCTCGGCTGGTCCTACGATGCAAGGCTCATCCGCTCGGTCGCGATCAGCCTCAAGACGCGGCCGTTTACCACCCAGAGCGTTTATTCCGGCATGAGCATGCGCAAGATCCTCATCCAGGAGCACCTGCCCTATGTCTTGCCGATCGTCTTCGCCACCACGATGAACAACATGATCTGGTCGATCGGCATGGAAATCACCCTGTCGGTACTCGGATTCACCGACATCGAGACGCCGACCATGGGCATGATGATCTACTGGGCGAATGCCCATTCGGCACTGATAGCGGGAATATGGTGGTGGGTGGCTGCACCCGTTGCCGTCATCGTCGTTCTTTTCCTGGCACTGTTTCTCCTGTCCATGTCGATGAACGAATACAACGATCCGCGCAGCCGGCTGAACCGGATGGGAGGTTAGCCATGGATGCCCTGGTCGAGGTTCAGAACCTGAAAGCCTATTACCGCGCCTTCCTTTACGGCGTCGATCGCGAGGTGCGCGCCGTCGACGACATCACCCTGACGATTGGGCGTGGCGAAATCTACGGGATCGCCGGCGAATCCAGCAGCGGCAAGACAACCTTGATCAAGACCATTGCCGGCGCGATCCGGCCGCCGCTCAAGGTCGTATCGGGCAAGGTGGTATTCCATTTTGCCGGTGGCACGCAGGACATGTACGCCATGACGCCGGACGAGCGTATGGCGCTTCGCTGGCTGTACCTATCCTATATCATGCAGGCGTCGATGAATGTGCTGAACCCGGTTCGACGCATCCACCACTCCTTCACCGATTTCGCCTTCCGGCACATGAAGGTCGGGAAAAATGAGTTCTTCGCAAAAGTCGGCTCGCATCTAGAGAGACTGAAACTTGATCCGCATCTGCTCCAGGCCTATCCGCACGAGCTCTCCGGTGGCATGCGCCAACGCATGACGATCGCGCTCGCAACGATCCTGACACCCGAATTCATCATTGCCGACGAGCCGACAACCGCGCTCGACGTCATCGTCCAGCGCGACGTGCTGTCGATGATCCGCGAAATCCAGCGTGAGATAGGCTCTTCCTTCTTGTTCGTCACGCACGATATGGGCGTGCATGCGACGGTTTCTGACCGCGTCGGCATCGTCTACGCCGGTCGCCTTGTCGAGGAAGCGCCGACGCGCAAGCTCTTCAACCTGCCGCTCCACCCTTACACACAGCATCTGGTCGGCAGCCTGCCGCGTATCGGCGATGCGAAGGCCCGGCCTTCGCTCGAGGGGCGTCCGCCGAACCTTGCCATGCCGCCCGAGGGCTGCCGGTTCCATCCGCGCTGTCCGAAGCGAATGGAAATCTGCTCGCAGAAGGTCCCGCCGATGATCACGGTCGAGCCGGATCGGCGAGTGGCGTGCTTTGCGGTTACGGGAGATCAGGCTTGAGCGCTCTTCTCACTCTCTCTCATGTCACGAAGATCTACCGTCAGGGCGGCATGCTTGGCCGGCGGCAGATCGTGGCGGTCAAGGATGTCAGCTTCGAGATTGGCAACGAGCCGGAGATTCTCTCCATCGTCGGAGAATCCGGTTCCGGGAAATCGACGATCGCAGCGATGATCCTCGGACAGACGGCGCCCACGCAAGGCATACTCCAATTTCGTGGGAAAGCGGTGGCTCTCCACGGCAAGGCAGAGCGTCGCGCCTTCATGAGAGAAGTGCAGCCCGTCCTGCAGAACCCCTTCGAAGCCTTTAACCCGCTCAAGCGCGTGGATCGCTACCTTTTCGAAACGGCGCGGAGCTTCTCAGCTGGCGCGCGCAAGCCGGATCGGCAGCAGATCGAACGATTGGCCGACGAGGCTCTCGGCCATGTGGGCCTCAGTCTTGCGGAAGTGAAGGGCCGGTTTCCGCACGAACTGTCCGGAGGCCAGCTCCAACGCACAGCAATTGCACGCGCCCTGATCCCGCAACCACGCCTGCTCATCGCCGACGAGCCGGTATCGATGGTTGACGCGTCACTGCGCATGGCAATCGTCAATCTCTTCGAACAACTGAAACACGAGCTCGGGCTTTCCATCGTCTACATCACCCATGATCTCGCCACCGCCTACTACATCAGCGACCGGATCATCATCATGCGCAAAGGTGAGATCGTCGAGCAAGGCGAGGCGCGCAAGGTCCTCGACAATCCTCAGCACTCCTACTCGCGTGCGCTGAAGGAGGCCGTGCTGAGTGCAGATTTCGCTCCGACAGCGTAGC
Proteins encoded:
- a CDS encoding ABC transporter ATP-binding protein, yielding MSALLTLSHVTKIYRQGGMLGRRQIVAVKDVSFEIGNEPEILSIVGESGSGKSTIAAMILGQTAPTQGILQFRGKAVALHGKAERRAFMREVQPVLQNPFEAFNPLKRVDRYLFETARSFSAGARKPDRQQIERLADEALGHVGLSLAEVKGRFPHELSGGQLQRTAIARALIPQPRLLIADEPVSMVDASLRMAIVNLFEQLKHELGLSIVYITHDLATAYYISDRIIIMRKGEIVEQGEARKVLDNPQHSYSRALKEAVLSADFAPTA
- a CDS encoding ABC transporter ATP-binding protein, with amino-acid sequence MDALVEVQNLKAYYRAFLYGVDREVRAVDDITLTIGRGEIYGIAGESSSGKTTLIKTIAGAIRPPLKVVSGKVVFHFAGGTQDMYAMTPDERMALRWLYLSYIMQASMNVLNPVRRIHHSFTDFAFRHMKVGKNEFFAKVGSHLERLKLDPHLLQAYPHELSGGMRQRMTIALATILTPEFIIADEPTTALDVIVQRDVLSMIREIQREIGSSFLFVTHDMGVHATVSDRVGIVYAGRLVEEAPTRKLFNLPLHPYTQHLVGSLPRIGDAKARPSLEGRPPNLAMPPEGCRFHPRCPKRMEICSQKVPPMITVEPDRRVACFAVTGDQA
- a CDS encoding ABC transporter permease, translating into MTSYLIFVLKRFGQFLLVVFLGVTITFFVTHLTPIDPVEESIGAITQMGQSDPNAIELMRQSLRELYGMEGSIWQQYLHFWLRLATGDLGPSLSAFPTPVSTIILRSLPWTIGLMTVSTLITFVLGNAIGALAGYYRKDMVLKAVSLVFIALLPIPYYILAFVLLIVFGYLWPVLPINGGYEMNANLDLSFALVLDILKHSILPAVSLIMVGAGSWLIGMRALVSNIITEDYVVFAELGGVPKRRILRSYIARNAMVPQFTGLAMSLGAIFNGTVITEIVFGYPGIGNLLIEAVHAGDYSLVLGLSALSIVGVAAAVFIIDILSPLIDPRIKVE
- a CDS encoding ABC transporter permease, with translation MFTILRDLTRHNMEFLGGLVLFAIIVGLIILSYFSPYGPTDIYLLPPDMPPDGDYWLGTTSRGQDVFWQLTTALRNTLYFGIGVAFLSRIISLVVGLVAGYAGGAVDRVLMAINDSVMVIPQFPLLILFYFVLKDSMTWTALIVIMAALGWSYDARLIRSVAISLKTRPFTTQSVYSGMSMRKILIQEHLPYVLPIVFATTMNNMIWSIGMEITLSVLGFTDIETPTMGMMIYWANAHSALIAGIWWWVAAPVAVIVVLFLALFLLSMSMNEYNDPRSRLNRMGG